The genome window TGGTTTAGCAGAAACCATGACCGAAGCACGGGAGGTAGCTCAACGGATTGGCTCCTTTCCGGTCATCATTCGTCCTGCCTTTACCCTAGGGGGAACAGGCGGTGGTATTGCTTACAACCCCGAAGAATTTGAACAGATTGCCCAGTCAGGGTTGGATGCTAGCCCGGTATCTCAAATTTTGATTGAGCAGTCGCTTCTGGGGTGGAAGGAGTATGAACTGGAAGTGATGCGAGATTTGGCAGATAATGTGGTAATTATTTGCTCGATCGAAAATCTGGATCCAATGGGCGTGCACACCGGTGACTCAATCACCGTTGCCCCTGCCCAGACCTTGACTGACAAAGAATATCAGCGGTTGCGGGATGCTTCCATCAAGATTATTCGGGAAATTGGGGTAGAAACAGGCGGATCTAACATTCAGTTTGCTGTCAACCCTCTCAACGGGGATGTGATCGTCATTGAAATGAATCCCCGTGTTTCCCGGAGTTCTGCCTTGGCCTCCAAAGCCACAGGATTTCCGATCGCTAAGTTTGCCGCCAAGCTAGCTGTAGGCTATACCCTAGACGAAATCCCCAACGACATTACTAAGAAAACACCAGCATCCTTTGAACCCACCATCGACTATGTAGTTACCAAGATACCCCGCTTCGCCTTTGAAAAATTTCCCAACTCTGAACCTGTGCTGACTACCCAGATGAAGTCTGTAGGGGAAGCTATGGGCATTGGGCGCACCTTTCAAGAGTCCTTTCAGAAGGCACTGCGCTCCCTAGAAACTGGACGAGCAGGCTGGGGTTGCGATCGTCCTGAAAAACTTCCTAGCTTGGAGCAGATTCGTGCTGGATTGCGTACCCCTAACCCAGAGCGCATCTTTACCCTACGCCATGCCATGCTGCTGGGAATGACCATCGACGA of Cyanobacteriota bacterium contains these proteins:
- the carB gene encoding carbamoyl-phosphate synthase large subunit, giving the protein MPRRNDLRKILIIGSGPIVIGQACEFDYSGTQACKALREEGYEVVLVNSNPASIMTDPEIAHRTYIEPLTPYILEQVIAAERPDALLPTMGGQTALNLAKTLAETGVLDKYGVELIGAKLPAINMAEDRKLFKEAMERIGIGVCPSGLAETMTEAREVAQRIGSFPVIIRPAFTLGGTGGGIAYNPEEFEQIAQSGLDASPVSQILIEQSLLGWKEYELEVMRDLADNVVIICSIENLDPMGVHTGDSITVAPAQTLTDKEYQRLRDASIKIIREIGVETGGSNIQFAVNPLNGDVIVIEMNPRVSRSSALASKATGFPIAKFAAKLAVGYTLDEIPNDITKKTPASFEPTIDYVVTKIPRFAFEKFPNSEPVLTTQMKSVGEAMGIGRTFQESFQKALRSLETGRAGWGCDRPEKLPSLEQIRAGLRTPNPERIFTLRHAMLLGMTIDEIYELTGIDRWFLGKLQGLLDTEKSLKRTALTSLTADMLMAIKQQGFSDRQIAFATKTSEDEVRAYRKQ